ATGTTTTTGCTGATCTGGGCTTCTGGAGTACCAAATCATGTTTTTGCTTCACAAAACTACAAAATAATGACATATAGTTATTATTAGACACATGCCCACTAGAATAACATTTAACCTTAGGAGAGCAGTGCATTTGAAGGATTAATTTAACATGCATTCGAAGTTGTAAGGTTATTGCAGTTTTATAGCCACAGCCATAGTAACATGAGCACACAAAGTGACAGTTAGATAATGTTCTACCTTATTCTTTTGTATAACTTATTATTAGATTGAGGTAATTACATTCCCAGCACTTTCCATCTCCTGCTTGACGAAGATTAGGTGTAACATGTGTGACGACAATAAATGATTAAGCACCCTTTATTTATTAGTGTATTCCAGCGAAACCATAGTTTTTGAGTGTTCTGTGGGAACACATGCAAACCTTGTACATTAATTGTTGTTTACAAGGCACCAGCTAGTGCTATCATTTTTGTATATATAGAACCATAACAGAAGAAAAACATTGATTTTCAGATGGTGGAAAAATCTTTATGCGGAAGTAGCACTAAGCTTCGCTCGAAACCGTATAGTTCAATTGTATCTGTGGACATATGCAGTGTACTATGAGCACGAATACAGTTGTGCAAGGATAATCCTTACCAAGTTGTTCGCCGTGATAACTATGATGGATGACATTTATGATACCCGTGCTACTTTGGAAGGGTCTCAAAAGTTGAATGAAGCTATAAAAAGGTGAGATTATTCAGGTTAAATATTACATTCATTAATTAATTTTTATATCTGAAAAACAAATATCTTCTACTCAGATTGCCATGTTAAGAATCTGGTGCGTGAAATAATTTAGTTATTGAATTGGATGAGTATAAACCATTGAGAACCTGCATGGGTTCGTATGTGGTGCCATAAAATGTCACGGTTCCCCAGTGTAGAGCTGCTTAGCTAAAATATTCAATACCCATGAAAGCTATTCAAAATGCACATGAAAGGTATACCCTTGCATTATTGCTGCCGTGACCTGATTCTGTTATAACAAATTTATATGTGGAAAATCAtactttcgcaaaaaaaaaggatgtgATATATCCTACAAATCAACTTCATTAGTATTTTTAAAAAGCATTTCATCTGTGAAATTTCTAGGGGTAGTTGGGTAGAATTGTAAACCTTTGTTAAACAATTAATTCataaaaactatttttttttcatttgattatGCTGGTAACGAACTATGAGTACACACATGTCGTTGTTAAGTACTATATATCTATAATATTGAAACTATATTTAATGTCAAAATGTATTTACAATGTCATGAATTGGCATTTATATCGTGGATTACATGTTCATAAAGTACAAAGTTTAGGTGGcatttcctcttcatcagaaCGCAAGCTAAGTTGACTTGTCACTGTGTTTGGGCCATCACCCTAACCTGACCAATTTTGGCAACAATATGCTATGGATCATAATGTAAGAATCCAAAGGAAAACATAGTTTACATATTAATTATACTTTCTCTGGTTTACCTCTAAACATTCTTTCCCTAGAACTCAACGACATGACAACACAGTGAAATATGCATCTATAGTCCTTAATTTTAACcacaaggaaaataaaaatatagaagtCAAAATGGGACCACGATGAATCAGCCAACTAATAAAACAGGACTGTTGTGAGATGGGTTATCGTTCGACAACCAATAAGATGTGTCAGTTAGTGTGGCTGTTACCAGAATTTTATCTTTATAACACACTAATTAACTAGAATAGAGATGATCCAAACATATGGTAGATTCCTTATCACCATAATCCGCAACAGCCAGTTATTTCTTACTGATGTAGCTGAACCATGGGGCTTCTAGTCCAAACTCTAAAATACAGGGGTAGATAGACTTATTGGTAATTATTTGGCCATCCACTATGCCAGCTATGCCAATTATTAGGACGCTTGAGATGCAGCTTATacagtatttttcttttttagtacAATCTAGACTCTAAGGACAAGTGATGAGAGGGAAGCAGTTTCTATTCAGTGGTATCGTCGAAAATAATAATGATAATAATAATGTATCTGCAGATGGGATGAGAGTGTTGTTTCTATTCTACCAGAGTATCTCAAGAAGTTCTACCTCAGGATATTAAGAACCTTCAAAGAGATTCAGGATATGCTGGCACCAAATGAGCAGTACAAGGTTTCCTACGCCCAGAAATCGGTACACATGACTATTCTACACGTGAATTGCATTTTATAGATCAATGACCTCATTTTTAGGGGGGTAAATGAGGCAAAACCCTGCAACCCTCTGTTAATTTTGGGGGAACCTAACTGAAACCACAACCAATTCCTGCTGTGCAGTTTCAGACACTATCCAATTACTACCTTCAAGGAGCGGAGTGGTTCCATTGCAAGAAAACGCCGACATTCAAAGAGAGAGTAGAAGCATCTTTGATGGATTCAGGTGGTTCATTCTCATGTGTTGCACTACTAGTTGGCATGGGTGACATAGCATCGAAGGAGGCTCTTGACTGGGCGCTTGGCTGTACCGGTGCTGTGAGAGCATGTGGATTGATAACGCGTTACATGAATGACATCACTGCACTAAAGGTATTAGTTTAATCTTAAATTTTCCTATAGTTCATTTTTATCCAAGGAGGATATACTCTATATAAGAACATAACACTCATAATGAAGTCATAAGCATACATGTTATCCACAGCATGGTAACAGGGAACAGGATGCTGCAAACTCTGTCGAGTGCTACATTGCTGAGTATAATGTTGCGAGTGAGGTAGCCATTGCGAATATATACCGGATGGTGGAAGATGCATGGAAAACTTTAAACAAAGACCTGCTAGAACTTGGTTCGTTGCATCCGGCGGTAAGACGAGTTATCGACGCAACAGCCAGCTTGACGCTGATGTATGGTGACAAGAAAGATACCTTCACATTTGGCGACGACCTTGAAAGCCTTATTACACGGCTGTTTTTCAGTCCTATCACAATTTAGAGCCTCGATCATTAAATGTTTGCAAGTGTTATTGTGAGATAGATTTTCAAAAATCCAACTCTTTGTTGACGAATATATGTAAGAAGGAATTGTGTTGTAATGTATGCTCATCTGCAATATTATCATCTTAACTTCTTTGCCCTCTACGATGATTATGCATTTATGCTTGTGGTCTAGACTCTGGATCGTCTTGTCGTTTAATCCTCCCATTTCTGTAATGTATGCTCATCTGCAATATTATCTGAAACACCGTCCACCCCCCGGGGCCGCAAAAGAACGCACAGCCTCCGCCTCAcgctgcagctcgccggagcgccgccgatTTCCGACCGtctctcccttccctcctcctcctcctcctcccagcaTGCACCACGATCGGCTCCCAGTAGCTCCATTATTGATCGGCTGCAAGTTTGCAACATGCATCTGCAGCCGCGTGCCCGtgccagccggcggcggcttGAAGCTAGCTAGTACCACCATCTCGTACGACACGAGGCTCTGCTTGCAAGAAGGTCAACCAATGGGAGGAATTGTTTGCTTCTACGAGGACAGATTACTTGATATATTTTCTCTACTTCTTGCTACCACTACCAGTCTGCATAAGGTAGCACCGAGGGATCTATTTTATTAGAGTCCACAAACCGTAGTGTGCACAAAACAAGTGAAATGCTATTGATTTTTCTATTCCCAAAGATTTACtttcaataaaaaaatactaaccATCTGTTAAAAATCTATGAAAATTATGCTCACCTTTTCCTAGCTTCCTCATCAAAATACTTTATGAATAACAGCAGAAGAATGCTCATGAAGATCATATGCTGTGTGGTCTTGTAATGTATATAGTACTCTCTGTTCCGAGCTATACTTTACTAAAGCTCTTAATTCAAACTTGTCTAATTTTGACCAAgcttatagaaaaatataataacatattaacatctacaataccaaataaatgcactacGAAGGCATATTTTATGGTCGATTCAATGAAACTAATTTGATCTTGTAGATGCTGATGCTTTTTTTATAAgatagagaagtttgacttaggacaaagctaaagtgaactataatttggaacagatggATTATCACCAAAATATAATGTAAGGTGCTACCTACAATTCTTATTATTGCCCTTGTGAAGGATAATTTATATCCCGCACGTATGTCTTAATGTTAATGCGAGATAAATGATATTACCATCTTTCAGGTGGTAACATGCAAATGATGGTTAAATGATCATCATACCTTTTAGAAGCATTAGCCTAGTAATGTGCTCATTTT
This portion of the Setaria viridis chromosome 7, Setaria_viridis_v4.0, whole genome shotgun sequence genome encodes:
- the LOC117863493 gene encoding tau-cadinol synthase — translated: MEGPPMTASVTTPVQKKWLENRVSALKEKVRLLFEDSKDIIEQMNLVDTIQHLGIGHHFEKEIANTLCNIQHMEFNTSSLHEVSLRFRLLREHSLWVSPDEFNRFKDTNGSFNMEMTNDPRGLLSLYNAAYMFIHDEALEEAISFARLHLESMRYNLKYPLSEQVNRALHIPLPRTVRRVETLHYMSEYKHEREYNPNILELAKIDFNNLQQLHIKEIEAISKWWKNLYAEVALSFARNRIVQLYLWTYAVYYEHEYSCARIILTKLFAVITMMDDIYDTRATLEGSQKLNEAIKRWDESVVSILPEYLKKFYLRILRTFKEIQDMLAPNEQYKVSYAQKSFQTLSNYYLQGAEWFHCKKTPTFKERVEASLMDSGGSFSCVALLVGMGDIASKEALDWALGCTGAVRACGLITRYMNDITALKHGNREQDAANSVECYIAEYNVASEVAIANIYRMVEDAWKTLNKDLLELGSLHPAVRRVIDATASLTLMYGDKKDTFTFGDDLESLITRLFFSPITI